The Sphingobacteriales bacterium genome includes a window with the following:
- a CDS encoding TonB-dependent receptor has protein sequence MFNYSFATQGIDVLMQNINNTNGIKKLREQTRSYDSYKANNIIGASYVNAELAIKSKVRIVAGFRYEYSNQQLSSGNETDLIRVKNVKHAYLPSVNISYNINPKMLVRVAYGMSVNRPEFREIAPFAFDDFYTRYTIEGNPNLKMRLFTMRI, from the coding sequence TTGTTTAATTATTCGTTTGCCACGCAGGGGATTGATGTGCTGATGCAGAATATTAATAATACAAATGGCATAAAAAAATTGAGGGAACAAACCCGTTCGTATGATTCCTACAAAGCCAATAATATTATCGGAGCATCTTATGTGAATGCGGAGCTTGCAATAAAAAGCAAGGTTCGGATTGTCGCAGGATTCAGGTATGAGTATTCAAATCAGCAACTATCATCCGGAAACGAGACAGATCTGATTCGGGTTAAGAATGTAAAACACGCTTATTTGCCTTCCGTCAATATCAGTTATAACATTAACCCAAAAATGCTCGTCAGGGTGGCATACGGTATGAGTGTGAACCGGCCGGAGTTCAGAGAGATTGCTCCGTTTGCCTTTGATGATTTTTATACCCGGTATACGATTGAGGGAAATCCAAACTTAAAAATGCGACTGTTCACAATGCGGATTTAA